Genomic DNA from Methanofollis sp. W23:
GTTCTCTGATACCGGGTGGGCGAAGTGCGGATGGGGCAAGATCTTCGGGCAGTGGATCTGCGGGGCGGCGATCTTTGTCCATGATATCCATGGCAAGTTCTCCGCGACCGAACTCCTCCCGCTCATGGAGAAGTACGAGGTCAGCACCTTCTGTGCGCCCCCGACGGTCTACCGGATGCTCATCCTTGCCGACCTGAAGAAGTACGACCTGCGCGAGTTGCGCCACTGCACCAGCGCGGGTGAGCCTCTCAACCCTGAGGTGATCAGGATCTGGCAGGAAGGGACCGGGATCACCATCAGGGAGGGCTACGGACAGAGCGAGACGGTCTGTGCCATCGCCACGTTCCCGTGCCTGGAACCGAAGCTCGGGTCGATGGGGCGCCCGTCGCCAGGGTGGCATGTCGAGGTCCATGACGAAGAGGGGCACCCGCTCGGCGCCTATGAGGAGGGGCGGATCGCGATCTCGCTTGACCCAAGGCCGGTCGGGCTGATCGTGGAGTACCTCGACAACCCTGAGGCCAATGCCGAGTCGTTCCAGAACGGGTTTTATTATACCGGCGACCGGGCGTATTACGACGACGACGGCTACTACTGGTTCGTGGGCCGTAACGACGACGTGATCAAGAGTTCGGGCTACCGGATCGGACCTTTCGAGGTCGAGTCGGCGCTCATGGAGCACCCGGCGGTCAAGGAGTGTGCCGTCGTCGGGTCTCCGGACCTCATCCGCGGGATGATCGTCAAGGCGTTTGTCATTCTCAACGAGGGGTTCGAGTCGTCTGACGTCCTTGTCAAGGAGCTCCAGCGGCATGTCAAGAAGACGACCGCCCCGTACAAATACCCGCGGGCGATCGAGTTCGTCGACGACCTCCCCAAGACCATCTCGGGCAAGATCAAGCGCAAGGAACTGAAGATGCTTGAGATGGAACGTTACGAGAAGAACCACAACCACGACCAGGACGAGTAAGCCTGGACCTGGGTTTTTTCTTTTCTTTTTTCTTATTCTGGAGAGAGCAGATCATCGTGATGGCCTCGCCTTCTTACGCCAGCGGACCCCGCGGATGAGATGAGGATACTGCATGAAGAGAGTGGTGCCGT
This window encodes:
- a CDS encoding AMP-binding protein, with amino-acid sequence MAEHNMENYEETYADFTIDVPEYFNFGYDVVDAWAKKDRNRLAMIWVDQHGEEKKFTYRDMANLSNQAANILLKYDICKGDRVLILLPRVPEWWIFVTALIKLGAVYCPCPTLLTPKDLKYRVNAGKFKMVITNLEHSWKIDEICKECPTLKYRFLADGEQEGWASFPYELMYPAPVLHHTVSLPVKKKTKATDPMLIYFTSGTTGEPKMVLHDQAHPLGHIITAKYWQDLTKHDVHFTFSDTGWAKCGWGKIFGQWICGAAIFVHDIHGKFSATELLPLMEKYEVSTFCAPPTVYRMLILADLKKYDLRELRHCTSAGEPLNPEVIRIWQEGTGITIREGYGQSETVCAIATFPCLEPKLGSMGRPSPGWHVEVHDEEGHPLGAYEEGRIAISLDPRPVGLIVEYLDNPEANAESFQNGFYYTGDRAYYDDDGYYWFVGRNDDVIKSSGYRIGPFEVESALMEHPAVKECAVVGSPDLIRGMIVKAFVILNEGFESSDVLVKELQRHVKKTTAPYKYPRAIEFVDDLPKTISGKIKRKELKMLEMERYEKNHNHDQDE